Proteins from one Syngnathus scovelli strain Florida chromosome 17, RoL_Ssco_1.2, whole genome shotgun sequence genomic window:
- the col15a1b gene encoding collagen, type XV, alpha 1b isoform X2 — protein sequence MGTLCISLALCLLLSTPLQAQWWSFIWSSPKSSPSPSPPSVTSPSSSSDMPGTTAWVGREDETTGTALSGVIQTEMSSLSPAGSSQGTLPPDVTTVVMIRSHFKPLRHWKSEQSPGNHLDLTELIGVPLPPSVSFTAGFEGFPAYNFGPEANIGRLAKTFVPGPFYIDFAIIATIRPASQRGGMLFAFTDARQKVVELGLALTPVHKGLQNILLYYTDSEQPSHSQKAAAFSVPDMTDQWTRFTVVVEHNEVRLYMDCGEAERTTFHRKPERLNFSLNSGIFVANAGSTGLEKFVGAIQQLVIKDDPRAAEEQCEDDDPDASGYASGDNGLDDRETEEMMKKREGRKHGAAQENTAPIQAPPTQAPTLDSDNNSSYQTSMEDREEVFRRGPHQTDEPGEASEDVLVKHALKGEPGEPGLPGLPGSPGPAEPGSRGPPGPPGIPGKPGRDGHQGMKGDNGDPGQRGPQGFPGLNGDAGVKGDKGDPGVGSPGPPGLPGPPGPARSHSVPYGEDALGSGFEDLESDTELIRGPPGPPGPPGPPGPPGAESSSMNIAGDLSHTYPGPYGAPGKNGLQGQPGIPMFMDWFNGSGSGGSGLSAELSSDLGSGFSSDSESSFASGSGLDISSAWVLGEGLAGKDGAPGLPGPVGEKGDRGLPGSPGSKGECGSSGNAGLVGPQGPSGPPGKRGPPGPPGPPGPPSPAETKFIIEDMEGSGKSDMLLGARVPGPQGSPGLQGPKGENGAPGPPGPSIKGERGDPGVEGLQGPAGLPGPRGVKGEKGRTGQKGNRGVDGRDIIGPPGPRGPPGPVIGLTDLLLNVTENIFNFTELRGPPGPMGPEGLPGKAGFPGPRGPKGDKGPPGIQGPSGLKGAKGEPGVTIAADGSLLSIPKGPHGPKGIKGARGLPGPAGPIGPHGPPGQKGEYGFPGRSGRPGMPGRKGEKGDSVGSPGPPGPPGAPGLPGRILGLNGDSNNGLNIVKAKGEKGDVGMPGEPGTLTPEFPDGIVGAKGDPGLKGQKGEKGDSGAPGPPGLPGRSGLVGPKGESVLGPPGSPGSPGQRGAPGFGRPGPRGPAGPPGPPGPQPAFGAGVSVPGPPGPPGPPGISNLVTTYETVYALMRETHRSPEGTLAYVSESGGELYVRSQSGWRKVQLGNLIQSKPTSSSASQAHNKPGEWSRPHRSHSQELHEGGRGYQPSFNNLQQTFTAVAGLHLVALNAPLKGDMRGIRGADFQCYQQARAMGLTSTYRAFLSSHLQDLATIVRKADRANMPVVNLRGEMLFKTWMSIFSGNGGIFDPSVPIYSFDGRNVLIDSAWPEKLIWHGSSAVGIRATMNYCEAWRTADMAVTGQATLLQTGRLLGQHTRSCSNHYIVLCIENTYVGDIHQQRT from the exons ATGGGAACCCTTTGCATCTCCCTTGCTCTTTGCCTACTCTTATCTACACCTTTGCAAGCTCAATGGTGGAGTTTCATCTGGTCCAGCCCAAAGAGTAGCCCTAGCCCCTCTCCTCCATCCGTAACTTCTCCGAGCTCTTCCTCGGACATGCCAGGGACAACAGCGTGGGTGGGACGTGAGGACGAGACAACGGGGACCGCTTTGAGTGGTGTGATCCAGACTGAGATGTCTAGTCTTAGTCCTGCAGGGTCTTCCCAGGGGACTTTACCTCCAGATGTGACTACAGTTGTGATGATCAGATCCCATTTCAAACCACTGAGACATTGGAAGAGTG AGCAAAGCCCCGGAAATCATCTGGATTTGACAGAGTTAATTGGTGTGCCCCTTCCACCTTCTGTCTCCTTCACTGCTGGCTTTGAGGGCTTTCCAGCGTACAACTTTGGGCCCGAAGCCAACATAGGAAGGCTCGCCAAGACCTTTGTGCCAGGCCCATTCTACATCGACTTTGCCATCATTGCCACG ATCCGTCCAGCCAGCCAAAGAGGAGGCATGCTCTTTGCCTTCACAGATGCCCGTCAAAAAGTGGTTGAGTTGGGCTTAGCCCTCACCCCAGTTCACAAAGGTCTTCAAAATATCTTATTATACTACACTGACAGTGAACAGccatcacatagccaaaaagctGCTGCCTTCAGTGTGCCAGACATGACGGACCAGTGGACACGTTTTACT GTTGTGGTGGAGCACAATGAGGTGCGTCTCTACATGGACTGTGGTGAAGCAGAGAGGACGACCTTCCATCGAAAACCAGAAAGACTCAATTTCTCACTCAACTCTGGCATTTTTGTTGCAAATGCGGGGAGCACAGGGCTTGAGAAGTTTGTG GGAGCCATTCAGCAGCTGGTTATCAAAGATGATCCAAGGGCAGCCGAGGAACAGTGTGAGGATGACGATCCTGAT GCTTCTGGGTATGCCAGTGGTGACAATGGTCTGGATGACAGAGAGACAGAAGAAATGATGAAGAAAAGAGAGGGACGGAAACATGGAGCAGCACAG GAAAACACTGCTCCGATTCAAGCCCCACCCACACAAGCTCCAACGCTGGACAGTGACAATAATTCAAGTTACCAGACCTCAATGGAGGACAGAGAAGAAGTCTTCcgcagag ggCCTCATCAGACAGATGAGCCAGGAGAAGCATCTGAAGAT GTTCTTGTCAAGCACGCTTTAAAAGGTGAACCAGGAGAGCCTGGACTACCGGGCttacctggctcacctggacccGCTGAGCCAGGGTCAAGAGGTCCACCAGGACCACCAGGAATTCCTGGAAAGCCTGGAAGAGATGGACACCAG GGAATGAAGGGGGACAATGGAGATCCA GGTCAGAGAGGACCTCAAGGATTTCCAGGTTTGAATGGAGATGCTGGAGTCAAAGGAGATAAG GGAGACCCTGGGGTTGGCTCACCAGGCCCACCGGGTCTACCCGGGCCACCTGGACCTGCTAGATCACACAGTGTACCT TATGGAGAAGATGCGTTGGGTTCTGGGTTTGAAGACCTGGAAAGTGATACTGAGCTCATTAGG GGTCCTCCTGGTCCACCTGGGCCTCCAGGACCACCTGGTCCTCCTGGGGCTGAGTCTTCATCAATGAACATTGCTGGAGACCTCTCTCACACATATCCTGGACCATATGGTGCTCCTGGTAAAAATGGACTTCAAGGCCAGCCAGGAATACCA ATGTTTATGGATTGGTTTAATGGTTCTGGGTCTGGTGGTTCAGGTTTGAGCGCAGAGTTGTCCTCTGACCTTGGCTCTGGTTTCAGTTCTGATTCTGAGTCCAGTTTTGCTTCTGGGTCTGGGCTTGACATCAGCTCTGCTTGGGTTTTGGGCGAG GGTCTAGCAGGAAAAGATGGTGCTCCAGGTCTCCCTGGACCTGTGGGAGAGAAG GGTGACAGAGGTTTACCCGGATCACCTGGATCCAAG GGTGAATGTGGATCTTCAGGCAATGCGGGGTTAGTGGGACCTCAAGGGCCCAGCGGTCCACCAGGGAAAAGAGGCCCACCGGGTCCACCAGGGCCTCCTGGTCCCCCCAGCCCTGCAGAAACCAAATTCATTATTGAG GATATGGAGGGATCTGGCAAGAGTGACATGCTGCTTGGAGCAAGAGTCCCAGGCCCACAA GGTTCTCCTGGTTTGCAAGGCCCCAAG GGTGAGAATGGAGCTCCAGGTCCACCAGGGCCTTCCATCAAG GGTGAAAGAGGGGACCCGGGAGTAGAAGGTTTGCAGGGTCCTGCTGGACTACCAGGTCCAAGG GGGGTTAAAGGTGAAAAGGGTAGGACAGGGCAAAAG GGTAATCGCGGTGTGGATGGGCGTGACATCATAGGACCACCTGGGCCTCGTGGACCTCCTGGACCCGTCATTGGTTTGACAGAT TTACTCCTCAATGTCACAGAGAATATATTCAACTTCACAGAGCTCAGAGGACCACCAGGCCCAATG GGACCCGAGGGCTTGCCTGGCAAAGCTGGATTCCCT GGCCCCAGAGGACCAAAGGGAGACAAGGGTCCTCCAGGCATCCAGGGGCCATCAGGGCTTAAG GGAGCAAAGGGAGAGCCAGGTGTGACCATCGCTGCAGATGGATCGCTTTTATCTATACCAAAAGGACCCCATGGACCCAAAGGCATCAAG GGTGCCCGTGGATTGCCTGGACCTGCAGGACCCATT ggCCCACATGGACCTCCTGGACAAAAAGGAGAATATGGGTTCCCTGGTCGCTCT GGAAGACCTGGTATGCCTGGtagaaaaggggaaaaaggaGATTCTGTTGGCTCACCA GGACCTCCTGGTCCACCTGGTGCGCCTGGACTTCCAGGAAGAATTCTTGGATTGAACGGA gATTCAAATAATGGACTAAATATTGTGAAAGCTAAAGGAGAAAAAGGAGACGTTGGAATGCCCGGAGAGCCAGGGACACTTA CCCCTGAGTTTCCCGATGGAATTGTG GGTGCTAAAGGCGATCCGGGATTAAAAGGTCAGAAAGGAGAAAAGGGTGACTCAGGCGCTCCCGGTCCGCCAGGACTACCAGGGCGGTCAGGACTTGTG GGTCCTAAAGGCGAGTCAGTGCTTGGCCCTCCAGGTTCTCCTGGGTCTCCAGGCCAACGCGGAGCCCCTGGATTTGGACGCCCAGGTCCCAGAGGGCCAGCCGGCCCTCCTGGACCACCAGGACCACAACCTGCATTTGGAGCAG GTGTTAGTGTCCCAGGCCCTCCCGGTCCTCCTGGACCTCCAGGAATTTCCAACCTG GTAACCACCTATGAGACAGTTTATGCTCTGATGAGAGAAACCCACCGATCTCCAGAGGGAACCTTGGCATATGTGTCTGAGAGCGGAGGAGAGCTTTACGTCAGATCACAGAGTGGATGGCGCAAAGTTCAG CTTGGAAACTTGATCCAATCCAAACCAACATCCTCATCAGCTTCTCAAGCCCACAACAAACCTGGCGAATGGAGCCGACCACACAGGAGCCACAGCcaa GAGCTGCATGAGGGCGGGAGAGGATATCAACCCAGTTTTAACAATCTGCAACAGACTTTCACTGCTGTAGCTGGG CTCCATCTAGTGGCTCTAAACGCTCCATTGAAAGGAGACATGCGAGGGATCCGTGGGGCCGACTTCCAGTGCTACCAGCAGGCACGGGCAATGGGATTGACGAGCACATACAGGGCCTTCCTGTCCTCACACCTCCAAGACCTGGCCACCATTGTGAGGAAGGCAGACCGTGCCAACATGCCTGTGGTTAATCTCAGG GGTGAGATGCTGTTCAAAACCTGGATGTCCATTTTCTCTGGAAATGGTGGCATATTTGACCCCTCTGTCCCCATTTACTCCTTTGATGGACGCAATGTGCTGATTGACTCAGCATG GCCAGAAAAATTGATTTGGCACGGATCCAGCGCTGTGGGAATCCGTGCAACCATGAACTACTGCGAAGCGTGGAGGACCGCCGATATGGCGGTGACGGGTCAGGCCACACTGCTTCAGACCGGACGACTCTTAGGTCAACACACCCGCTCGTGCTCCAACCACTACATCGTGTTGTGTATAGAAAACACATACGTGGGGGATATACATCAACAGAGGACCTGA